GTGCGACGATCCCGGTTACGATCGGTACTCTGAAGCTCGAGGTACGCATCGAGTCCAGAATATACTTTTTTAATACATCATCTTCGGGCGATTCCCACCTATCGGCATAGATCATGCCGACCGTCGTTCCGTTTACCGCGACTGTATTCAGGTTCCCCTTCCGTACCAACGACCCGGGATCGCCTGACCCTTTATAAAACAGGATGCTGCCTTCAGGAGACAATAAAGCGATCTCGCGTTGATCCGGATTTCGCTGCTCCCATTCGTTTGAAATTTTCAATTCCTCTATGCCTGCCCACGAATTGTTATGTTCCTTGTAGTAGCTTTCAAACAACTTCGTCGTTTTTGCCTTGAAATAATCATCAAAACGGTTCTTTAAATATCCTTGGGTCGCCCCGTAGTAACCGAGCGTGACAAAAAGCACCAAAACCGCCATCGCGCCATACAATTTATCCCCGATGCACCACCGTACGTTCATAACTTGTCACCGAATCGATAACCGAATCCGAACACGGTTTGGATATACTTCGGGCTCGCCGGGTCGTTCTCGATCTTTTTCCGCAAGTTGCTGATGTGGGAGTCGATCGTGCGCTCGTAGTTGATGAAATCGTCTTCCATGATCTTTTTCATCAGTTGAAGCCGACTGAATACAATACCGGGCTTGGCGGCCAAAGTAATCAGCAATTTAAATTCGGTAGGAGTAAGAACGATTTCCGCGCCATCCTTCATCACTTGGCATTTCGATTCGATAATCGTCAAGTCACCCCTCAGCATCGTCTGAAGTTCTTCGGGTTTGCCCTGAATGCGGCGCAACACGGAGCGTATTCTCGCCGCGAGCTCTCTCAAGCTGTAAGGCTTGGTCATGAAATCGTCGGCTCCGATTTCCAAACCGATAATTTTATCCGTTTCCTCCGTTTTTGCCGTCAGCATAATGATGCCACAAGAGCCCATGTTCCGAAGTTCGCGGCAAACTTCAATTCCGCTCATCCCCGGAAGCATCCAATCCAAAACAACCAAAGCCGGACGCTCCGTTTTGGCTGCGGTCAGCGCATCCTTGCCCGTGGTGGCGGTCACAATCCGAAATCCTTCATTTTGCAAATAGGCAGCCATCGCCTCAAGCATTTTCACTTCATCGTCCACCAGAAGTAAAGTTGTTTCCATCTAAATCCCGCTTCTTTCCACTGTTTTTACTCGTATTATAGCTTAATTTTTAAGCAAAAAAATAATCGCCAAGAAAAAAGGATATGTTCTCCACAACTCCTTAACATGGGCCTGATAAGCTGGGTTTGAGCGCGGGTGGCAGCGCATGCGTCTGCGCCGGAAAAGAGAACCCAGGAGGAGAAAAAAATGGCCCCTATCAGAGTACGTTACATTGTCGACGATGTGGAAGCGACAATCGCCTTCTACACACAGCATCTTGACTTCATTGTCAAAACGCATCCTGCGCCCGGTTTTGCCGTTTTGCAGCGAGGTGACTTGAATCTTCTTGTGAATGCAAAAAATGATCCGGGCGGAGCCGCTCAAGCCATGCCGGATGGGCGAAAACCGGAACCCGGCGGCTGGAATCGGATTCAAATCGAGGTCGATGATCTGGGCGGCCTTGTCGAGACCCTGCGTCAAGCAGGCTTGCGCTTCCGCAATGATATTATCACAGGTTTTGGCGGTAGGCAGATCTTGGTGGATGACCCATCAGGTAATCCTATCGAACTTTTTGAGCCTCCAGGCAAATGACGGAAAGAACATGATCGCAAAAAAGCAAAGAGGAGTAATATACAGATGAAAATGAAGCTGATTTCATTCGTCATACTTTGTGCATGTCTGCTTGTTCCAACGATTGCCTTCGCTGATGTGCCGAGCGGTAATGTCGGGTACGGGTTGACACCCGGACGACTCAGGGCCATCGTGGCTGCGGTGGTGGGGCTGATCAGCGTGGTCATCGGCGGGCTGTCTATGGCCCGTTCCGCCGGTCGTTTCGGCACCGGCAGCGGGCGAGCCGGAGCCATCGTGGCCATGGTGCTGGGGCTGATCGGCATTGCCCTCGCCGTGCTGCATTTGGCGGGCTCCACCGGCGGGTTCGGCACCGGCAACGGGCGGGCCGGGGCCATCGTGGCCATGGTGCTCGGGCTGGCCGGCTTGGTCCTCGCCGGGCTAACTCTGGCCCGCTCCCGCCGTGCCGGTTGATCCGTTCTGAAAAAACCATCGATTATTCCTCAAAGTCCTTGATCTTCAAGGGCTTTTTCAACTTTAAAGAGAGTTTAAGTTTACCGCTGTAAATGGGAAGCGTTGAAAATAAAAAGATGACCCCTGATGAATTCAAGGGTCATCTTCCGGCAGCGGAGGGTAGAAAAAAATAAATTGAATGCAAATAAACGCTATGATATAATCTATAGCGTCATTGACAAATTCAAAAAAAACCGTATATGCATTTTTATCCCTATCTTAATTTTACATCTGGAACTTTGATTTGTCAATGCTCTTTTTTATCCCAAAAAAACGGAAAAAGGAGTGTTCATGCAGAGATGGAAGCAAAGGATTGGCGGCAGGAACAGGAGCGGCTGGAGCGGATCAGAAACAAGCTGCAGACGAGAATCGCTATGCTTGAGCCGGAGGTTGCCGGACTGCGCGGTCAGGCTGCGGACATCCGCAAGCGGTTTTGGGAAGAAGTTACGATCAACACAAGCACGTACGAAGATTTCGAAGAAAGCTTCTATACGATTAACCAGCAGTCCGCGGTATTGGCCGAACGGGAGCGAGGCCACAAGCTGCTCGTGCAGCAATGGAAAAGCATGAATCGTCTGCTCCCGTCTCCTTATTTCGGACGCATCGACTTCAAGGAGGATGGCCTGGATCTCAGCGAACAGATTTATATCGGCGTATCTTCCTTCGTCGACGAAGATGGACTCAGCTTTTTAATTTATGACTGGCGTTCGCCAATCGCGAGCATGTACTACGACTGCTCCCCCGGCCCGGCGTCTTATGTCACGCCGGCCGGACGAATCGAAGGGACGATGGAGCTCAAACGTCAGTTTCAGATTCAAAACGGGCAAATCCGGGGCATGTTTGACGCGAGCGAAACGATCGGAGACGAATTGCTGCAGCAAGTGCTCGGCAAAGGTGCGGACTCGCAGATGAAGAGCATCGTGGCAACTATCCAAAAGGAACAAAACGCCATCATCCGCGACGACAATAGCCGAATGCTTATTGTACAAGGAGCCGCCGGCAGTGGCAAAACTTCCGCGGCATTGCAGCGGGTGGCGTATTTGCTGTACAAACACCGCCAGACGATCAAGGCCGATCAGATCGTTCTTTTCTCGCCGAATCCGATGTTTGCCGGTTATATCTCCACCGTCCTTCCGGAGCTCGGCGAAGAGAACATGCAGCAGACGACTTTTCAAGAATATCTCGACTATTGGCTCGGTTCCTCGTTACGGCCGGAGGATCCCTTTGATCAGATCGAATATGTACTGACCGCACAAGAAACGCCGGGGTATGAGGCTCGTCTTCAGGGGATCGAATATAAAGCTTCCGAGGCTTTCCTGCAAGCCCTGCATAACTATGGAATGTGGTTGGGACAAGAAGGCATGCGGTTTAACGGTATTCGGTTTCGGGATCGCGATTTGATTACAGCGGAGCAAATGAGTGCGAAATTTTACGGTTATGACCGTTCCCTGCCGCTCTACAACCGCGTCGTTCTCCTGCAGGAATGGCTGTTGAATGAACTGGCATCGCTGGAACGGATGGAACGGGACGCGCCTTGGGTGCAGGAAGAGTTGAATTATCTCGACACCGAACAGTATGCGGAAGTGTTCGGAATGCTGCATAAAGAGAAGGAAGTATTCGACCTTGCGGAACAATTTGCCGCAGTTCGCGAGAAACTGAACAACAAACGCCGGGAAGATGAAGGCGACTTTGACTTCGCCGAACGGGAGGAGGATCTGCTCCGCCGAAGGATCGTGAAGGAAATCTTTAAACCACTAAGGAAAAGTGTGAAAAAATTTTCGTTTGTAAATGTCAAAGGCATATATGGCCAATTGTTTGACGACGAAGCCGCTTACCGGGAGAAAACGAATGGGGCCGTCATCCCCCCGCTGTGGCCTGAAATATGCAGGCAGACCAAGGAGAAGCTTGGTCGGAACGAGTTGTTCTACGAGGATGCAACCCCTTATTTGTATGTAAAAGAACTGATCGAAGGCGTCAGGACGAACACGGAAATCCGGTATGTTTTCGTTGATGAGGGCCAGGATTATTCGCCGTTTCAATATGAATAT
The window above is part of the Paenibacillus hamazuiensis genome. Proteins encoded here:
- a CDS encoding response regulator transcription factor — encoded protein: METTLLLVDDEVKMLEAMAAYLQNEGFRIVTATTGKDALTAAKTERPALVVLDWMLPGMSGIEVCRELRNMGSCGIIMLTAKTEETDKIIGLEIGADDFMTKPYSLRELAARIRSVLRRIQGKPEELQTMLRGDLTIIESKCQVMKDGAEIVLTPTEFKLLITLAAKPGIVFSRLQLMKKIMEDDFINYERTIDSHISNLRKKIENDPASPKYIQTVFGFGYRFGDKL
- a CDS encoding VOC family protein; this encodes MAPIRVRYIVDDVEATIAFYTQHLDFIVKTHPAPGFAVLQRGDLNLLVNAKNDPGGAAQAMPDGRKPEPGGWNRIQIEVDDLGGLVETLRQAGLRFRNDIITGFGGRQILVDDPSGNPIELFEPPGK
- a CDS encoding DUF6223 family protein codes for the protein MKMKLISFVILCACLLVPTIAFADVPSGNVGYGLTPGRLRAIVAAVVGLISVVIGGLSMARSAGRFGTGSGRAGAIVAMVLGLIGIALAVLHLAGSTGGFGTGNGRAGAIVAMVLGLAGLVLAGLTLARSRRAG
- the helD gene encoding RNA polymerase recycling motor HelD, which gives rise to MEAKDWRQEQERLERIRNKLQTRIAMLEPEVAGLRGQAADIRKRFWEEVTINTSTYEDFEESFYTINQQSAVLAERERGHKLLVQQWKSMNRLLPSPYFGRIDFKEDGLDLSEQIYIGVSSFVDEDGLSFLIYDWRSPIASMYYDCSPGPASYVTPAGRIEGTMELKRQFQIQNGQIRGMFDASETIGDELLQQVLGKGADSQMKSIVATIQKEQNAIIRDDNSRMLIVQGAAGSGKTSAALQRVAYLLYKHRQTIKADQIVLFSPNPMFAGYISTVLPELGEENMQQTTFQEYLDYWLGSSLRPEDPFDQIEYVLTAQETPGYEARLQGIEYKASEAFLQALHNYGMWLGQEGMRFNGIRFRDRDLITAEQMSAKFYGYDRSLPLYNRVVLLQEWLLNELASLERMERDAPWVQEELNYLDTEQYAEVFGMLHKEKEVFDLAEQFAAVREKLNNKRREDEGDFDFAEREEDLLRRRIVKEIFKPLRKSVKKFSFVNVKGIYGQLFDDEAAYREKTNGAVIPPLWPEICRQTKEKLGRNELFYEDATPYLYVKELIEGVRTNTEIRYVFVDEGQDYSPFQYEYLKKLFPRARMTVLGDFGQAIFTQATSLDAPDSPLVRLFGEAETSLVRLVRSYRSTKEIVEFTKSMLPGGEEIVPFERRGPKPLLTRLDGGEKRDAQIAADIAALKNEGFDSIAVITKTAAESRKAYESLRIHGGEALQLITKETSGFEKGVMVIPVYLAKGVEFDAVLIYDASPEAYGRDNERKLLYTACTRAMHRLQLYTTGDWSPFVQALPANLYEKAAQ